One window from the genome of Paramormyrops kingsleyae isolate MSU_618 chromosome 3, PKINGS_0.4, whole genome shotgun sequence encodes:
- the cutc gene encoding copper homeostasis protein cutC homolog: protein MSDGFLMEVCVDSVESAINAERGGAGRLELCSSLLEGGITPSIGLLRVVKQFVHIPVYAMIRPRGGDFLYSDREVEVMKVDIELMKSHGADGLVLGTLTEDGRIDTELCVELLSVCRPLPVTFHRAFDMVCDPVVALETLISLGFERVLTSGCDISALEGLPLIKRMVEQAKGRIAVMPGGGISERNLQRILEGSGAQEFHCSARCNRDSNMKFRNPHVSMGASLSAPEYGLKVADVAKVRALNAIAKNTL, encoded by the exons ATGTCGGACGGGTTTCTGATGGAAGTGTGTGTGGATTCGGTTGAATCTGCCATTAACGCAGAGAGGGGAG GTGCAGGTCGTCTTGAACTTTGTTCCAGTCTGTTGGAGGGAGGAATCACCCCCAGCATTG GCCTTTTGCGAGTGGTGAAGCAGTTTGTTCACATCCCTGTCTACGCTATGATCCGGCCCCGTGGGGGAGACTTCCTGTACTCAGACCGCGAGGTGGAGGTGATGAAGGTGGACATTGAACTGATGAAGAGTCATGGGGCAGATGGCCTGGTGCTGGGCACCCTGACAGAGGACGGGCGCATTGATACAGAGCTGTGTGTGGAGCTGCTGT CGGTCTGTCGCCCGTTACCGGTCACTTTTCACAGGG CTTTTGACATGGTCTGTGACCCTGTGGTGGCCCTGGAGACCCTCATCTCGCTGGGCTTCGAGCGAGTACTGACAAGCGGGTGTGACATCTCAGCTCTTGAGGGGCTTCCCCTTATCAAGCGGATGGTGGAGCAG GCTAAGGGCAGAATAGCCGTCATGCCCG gaggtggtatcagtgaacgGAACCTGCAGAGGATTCTGGAAGGTTCTGGGGCCCAGGAGTTCCACTGCTCTGCACGCTGCAACAGGGATTCAAACATGAAATTCAG GAACCCCCACGTGTCCATGGGCGCCTCGCTCTCTGCTCCAGAGTACGGCCTGAAGGTGGCCGACGTTGCTAAAGTGCGAGCTCTGAACGCCATTGCCAAGAACACCCTGTAG